In a single window of the Nocardiopsis composta genome:
- a CDS encoding SDR family NAD(P)-dependent oxidoreductase produces the protein MGFSGRKVLVTGAEGFIGSTLVDLLLAEGAEVRALAHYKPYGSAGNLAGREKDVEIIAGDVRDPGTVDAAVAGRETVFHLAALIGIPYSYRAPDSYVQTNVVGTHAVAAACLRHGARLVHTSTSEVYGTARTAPISEEHPLQPQSPYSASKIGADMMALSYRHAFDLPVSVVRPFNAYGPRQSARAIIPAILRQLHAGARELRLGALTPTRDFTYAEDTARGFLAVAGSDRALGEVVNVGSGREISIGALAELLIEITGADATVVADPERMRPAGSEVERLLADSSKARELTGWEPRVGLRDGLARTCAWIREQDRTPVRYEV, from the coding sequence ATGGGCTTCAGCGGACGCAAGGTCCTGGTCACCGGGGCCGAGGGCTTCATCGGCAGCACCCTGGTGGACCTGCTGCTGGCCGAGGGCGCCGAGGTGCGCGCCCTGGCGCACTACAAGCCGTACGGCTCAGCCGGGAACCTGGCCGGCAGGGAGAAGGACGTGGAGATCATCGCGGGCGACGTCCGCGACCCGGGGACGGTGGACGCCGCGGTGGCCGGCCGGGAGACGGTGTTCCACCTGGCCGCGCTGATCGGCATCCCCTACAGCTACCGGGCGCCCGACTCCTACGTGCAGACCAACGTGGTCGGCACGCACGCGGTGGCCGCCGCCTGCCTGCGGCACGGCGCGCGGCTGGTGCACACCTCCACCAGCGAGGTGTACGGGACGGCGCGCACCGCGCCGATCTCCGAGGAGCACCCGCTGCAGCCGCAGTCGCCCTACTCGGCCTCGAAGATCGGCGCGGACATGATGGCGCTCTCCTACCGGCACGCCTTCGACCTGCCGGTGTCGGTGGTGCGGCCGTTCAACGCCTACGGGCCCCGGCAGTCGGCGCGGGCGATCATCCCGGCGATCCTGCGCCAGCTGCACGCCGGCGCCCGCGAGCTGCGGCTGGGCGCGCTCACCCCGACCCGCGACTTCACCTACGCCGAGGACACCGCGCGCGGCTTCCTCGCGGTGGCCGGCAGCGACCGCGCCCTGGGCGAGGTGGTCAACGTCGGCAGCGGCAGGGAGATCTCCATCGGCGCGCTGGCGGAGCTGCTGATCGAGATCACCGGGGCCGACGCGACCGTGGTCGCCGACCCGGAGCGGATGCGCCCGGCCGGCAGCGAGGTGGAGCGGCTGCTGGCCGACTCGTCCAAGGCCCGCGAGCTGACCGGCTGGGAGCCGCGGGTGGGCCTGCGCGACGGGCTGGCCCGCACCTGCGCCTGGATTCGCGAGCAGGACCGCACCCCGGTCCGCTACGAGGTCTGA